CTTCGCGACCAATCCGGCCTAGGCCAATGAGGAACAACGTCTTTCCAAACAGCTCCCGTCCCGTGATTCGTTTCCAGTTTCCCGCCGCCACATGGTTGGCTTCCACGACTAGGTTTCGATAGGTGGCGAGCATCAGGGCGAAGGTGTGTTCGGCGACGCTCTGGTGATTGACACCCGGTGTAAAGAGCACGGGTATCCTCAGGTCGGTGGCAGCCACTAGGTCTATCTTGTCGAGACCCACGCCATACTTGCTGATGACTCTCACGCGGCTTTTCGCCTTCTCGAGGACGCGACGAGTGAACGCATCGTCACCGCAAAGGAAGGCATCGAACTGGTCGGCAAGTTCCAGCATTTGGGATTCTGGGAGAGGACCGCGTTCGCGGACGAGGTCAAAGCCCGCCTCTGCCAGCAGCTGGTGATGATCCCCGGGCGTATCCTGGAAGGAAGTGGTGGAAAGAAGGACGCGGGTCATGGCTTAGGAAGCGAACGTGAAGTACTCGGCTGCGTTGCGGTAGCACACACGCTTAACAAGGTCGCCGACGAGCGAGAGGTCGTCAGGCAAGGAGCCGCGCTCCATTTCGGTTCCCAACAGGTCGCAGAGAATCCGGCGGAAGTACTCGTGTCGGGTGTAGCTCAGGAAGCTACGGGAGTCGGTTAGCATGCCGACGAAGCGGGATAGCAGGCCGTTGGCCGAGAGCGCGTTGAGCTGCCACTCGATGCCCTCCCTCTGATCCAGAAACCACCAGCCACTGCCGAACTGAATCTTCCCAGGGAGTGTGCCATCCTGAAAACAACCAATGAGCGCGGCGAAGGCGTAGTTGTCCGCAGGATTCAGGTTGTAGACGATGATGCGCGGCAGCTCATCCGTGCGGTCCAGTCGATCCAAGTAGCGGGCGAGAGAGCCGATCTGTGCCTCGTCACCAATGGTATCAAATCCGGCATCCGCGCCAAGCCTTGCGAACCCGCGGGAGTTGGTGTTTCGCAGCGCCCCCAGATGCAGTTGCTTGGTCCAGCCCCGGGCCGCATCCCACCGGCCAAACTGAAGCATCAGATACGAGGCGTAGCGCGCGCGGTCTTCGCGCGAGGCGGGTGTTCCCGAGAGGGCGGACTGAAACACCTTGGCGGCTCCTGCTTCATAGCATTCTTCCGCGAAAGCCGCGGTGAGACCGTGGTCTGACAAACGGCACCCGAAGGCATGGAAGGCGTCGTGACGCGACTTCAGCGCACCGATGAACTGCTCCCATGTGCCGATTCGCTGGCCGGTGGTGACGGAAAGCTTTTGAACCCAGGCACGCAGACGATCGGGTACGTCAACGGCGAAGGCTGCATCAGGGCGAAAGGTGGGATAAACCTTTGTCTGCAGGTTTGTCTGTTTGATCGCCTCGTGATGCTGGAGCGGATCAGCCGGGTCGTCCGTGGTGCAGATCACCCTGACGCTGTTGCGCGCCAGAATCTCGTGAACCGTCAGTGAGGGGAGCTGCTGGTTCGCGTTCTTCCAGATCGAGGCAGCAGACTGCAGATTTATAGGCTCATGAATATCGAAATAGCGCGCGAGCTCGAGGTGTGACCAATGGTAAAGCGGGTTGCGAAGCGTATGTGGAACCGTGGCGCACCAGGCGTCAAATTTCGCGCGTACCGGCGCGTCTCCTGTGACAAGCGTCTCCGGCACGCCATTCGCCCGCATTGCCCGCCACTTGTAGTGATCCCCGGCTAACCAAATTTCGAAAAGGTCCGTGAAGGTGTGATTGCGAGCGATCTGCTCGGGTGGCAGATGACAGTGGTAATCAAAGATGGGCTCCGACTTGGCAAACTCGTGAAAGAGCTGGCGCGAGCGGTTGGACTGCAGCAGGAAGTCGTCGTGGATAAAGGGCTTCATCGGGTGGATCCGGCGGGGCGCATGCCGCGCCTCGGGCAATAGGCGAAGGGAGGTATGAGAAAGATCCTAACGAAGAACTGTCCGCATTAAACACCGTTCTTCCGTTAACTGTAACGGTCGTGCCATGGGCTCTTGCCGCTGGTTGGACAGATTGCCGTCACTTGGCGGGACCGAACCTCCTGGAGAACGGATAGTAGATGAATAACGGACGTCCGATGACGTCCTTGTAGGGAACGAAGCCCCAGAAGCGACTATCGAGGCTGTTGCTGGAATTGTCACCCAAAGCGAAGTAACGATGAGGCGGGACTTCCACTTTATCCCCCTTGCCCAGAAAGCGGCTCGCGAACGCCTGCGCATGAACATACCCCGTGTAGGGGGACTTGCGCTTGGCATTCGCGTCAAACGCATCAGCCCCCGTGATGGGCGACCCATTCCGGTAGAGCGTGGGCTCACGGATCTCCAGCGTGTCGCCAGGAACGCCGGCGAGACGCTTGATGTAGTATTGATCTCCGCGGTCAGCGCTCAATTGCTCGATGTTTCCAGTCCGGAAAACAAAACCCTCCCCTACTTTGGGGCGAATAAAATGATAGCTAACGCGATCCACAACTAACTGGTCTCCGGTAAGAAGATCGAAGTTGAGAATAGGCTGCCCCTTGACCGCTTCCTTTGGAAGTTCCACCCAGACAAAGCCGCCTGCGCGAAACCGTGGTTGCCGCGCCATTTCCAGATACTGCGTACGGCTCAGGCCGTAGGTGTCGCGAATGAGGCTGGCGAAGTCGAAGTCCTCGGGCACCCGGATCTTCACGTAAGTGTCGCCGTCGATCATCAACGTGTATTCGCGCAACGGATTCGGCAGGATGAGCCACTTTCGTCCCTTGACGGGCTGGTAATAGCAGTAGCCACCGCTGCCCTCGATAACGGGAAGGTAGACTTTCCCCGATTTCGGGGCCGTCACCTCGTAATGGGTGGCGCCGAGGAGGACGAACCGGGCCGCTTTTTCCACCGCGTTCGGGCTCGACTCGCCCGAGGGATAGATCTCCGGTGTCATTCCATAGTAGGTGGGCCACATGGAATTCGTCGGAATCTTGAAGGGTTGGAAGTAGTAGGCTCGGAGACCCAG
This portion of the Opitutaceae bacterium genome encodes:
- the uxaC gene encoding glucuronate isomerase, with the translated sequence MKPFIHDDFLLQSNRSRQLFHEFAKSEPIFDYHCHLPPEQIARNHTFTDLFEIWLAGDHYKWRAMRANGVPETLVTGDAPVRAKFDAWCATVPHTLRNPLYHWSHLELARYFDIHEPINLQSAASIWKNANQQLPSLTVHEILARNSVRVICTTDDPADPLQHHEAIKQTNLQTKVYPTFRPDAAFAVDVPDRLRAWVQKLSVTTGQRIGTWEQFIGALKSRHDAFHAFGCRLSDHGLTAAFAEECYEAGAAKVFQSALSGTPASREDRARYASYLMLQFGRWDAARGWTKQLHLGALRNTNSRGFARLGADAGFDTIGDEAQIGSLARYLDRLDRTDELPRIIVYNLNPADNYAFAALIGCFQDGTLPGKIQFGSGWWFLDQREGIEWQLNALSANGLLSRFVGMLTDSRSFLSYTRHEYFRRILCDLLGTEMERGSLPDDLSLVGDLVKRVCYRNAAEYFTFAS
- the lepB gene encoding signal peptidase I, which translates into the protein MRSTARHWVELGEKIYAYRRDVLTDQERNELGSSVETVKRLLKEKADAGRLKLATEALEEVLRHHGGKFYPRSVIQEYVEFFVVAAIVLLGLRAYYFQPFKIPTNSMWPTYYGMTPEIYPSGESSPNAVEKAARFVLLGATHYEVTAPKSGKVYLPVIEGSGGYCYYQPVKGRKWLILPNPLREYTLMIDGDTYVKIRVPEDFDFASLIRDTYGLSRTQYLEMARQPRFRAGGFVWVELPKEAVKGQPILNFDLLTGDQLVVDRVSYHFIRPKVGEGFVFRTGNIEQLSADRGDQYYIKRLAGVPGDTLEIREPTLYRNGSPITGADAFDANAKRKSPYTGYVHAQAFASRFLGKGDKVEVPPHRYFALGDNSSNSLDSRFWGFVPYKDVIGRPLFIYYPFSRRFGPAK